Proteins from a single region of Deinococcus yavapaiensis KR-236:
- a CDS encoding TetR/AcrR family transcriptional regulator translates to MTEQADTRERILDVAQRLVQHRGYHAVSYKDVGEQLGIRNASIHYHFPSKADLGLALVRRYRERLQVTLAALDVLSSPAERLSRFVDAYRDVVRDDGRVCLCTVLAAEDPALPETLRPEVRAFLDFNERWLARVLAEGRAEGELRFDGSPEAAAAAFLATLEGAMLLARSAHDPARFDLVVRHATAALHAARFFQGASP, encoded by the coding sequence GTGACCGAGCAAGCCGACACCCGTGAACGCATCCTCGACGTGGCCCAACGCCTCGTGCAGCATCGCGGCTACCACGCCGTCAGCTACAAGGACGTCGGCGAGCAACTCGGCATTCGCAACGCCAGCATTCACTATCACTTTCCCTCCAAGGCCGACCTCGGCCTCGCGCTCGTGCGGCGCTACCGCGAACGCCTGCAAGTCACGCTGGCCGCCCTCGACGTCCTTTCCTCGCCCGCCGAGCGTCTGAGCCGCTTCGTCGACGCTTACCGAGACGTCGTCCGAGACGACGGCCGCGTCTGCCTGTGCACCGTTCTCGCCGCCGAGGATCCCGCCCTGCCCGAGACTCTGCGACCCGAAGTGCGCGCCTTCCTCGACTTCAACGAGCGCTGGCTCGCGCGCGTCCTCGCCGAGGGACGCGCCGAAGGTGAACTTCGCTTCGACGGATCGCCCGAGGCCGCCGCCGCCGCCTTTCTCGCCACGCTCGAAGGCGCCATGCTGCTCGCCCGGTCGGCGCACGATCCCGCGCGCTTCGACCTCGTCGTTCGCCACGCCACCGCCGCCCTGCACGCCGCGAGATTCTTCCAAGGAGCTTCGCCATGA
- a CDS encoding DMT family transporter, translated as MLEAPSPSPSSPAPRRDAVGIVLALTSAAASGTLGVWGKLAARVDLDVPTLLTWRFGLTAALLLAFGAFRVSRSERISLLLLSALYAVATALYFAALARITAGTSALLVYLAPAFVVLYAALGGERTTLRALLALACTLLGLGAVIGWPSAADRDGLGLLLGGAAGASYGAYLFASGRLASRAAPLALTAHVSLACAAVFAVLGSLGGTLSVPTLPAQWGLVLGMIVVPTLLALPTLAGAVRRIGAARVSLLVSTDPLWAIAFAALMLGERPRPSVVLGGLLILAGAISAQARSRG; from the coding sequence ATGCTCGAAGCGCCGTCTCCTTCGCCTTCCTCGCCTGCGCCGCGCCGTGACGCCGTCGGAATCGTCCTCGCGCTCACGTCCGCCGCCGCGTCGGGCACGCTCGGTGTTTGGGGAAAGCTCGCGGCGCGCGTCGACCTCGACGTGCCGACCCTGCTCACTTGGCGCTTCGGGCTCACGGCGGCGCTGCTGCTCGCTTTCGGCGCCTTTCGAGTCTCGAGGAGCGAGCGTATCTCGCTGCTGCTTTTGAGCGCCTTGTACGCCGTGGCGACGGCGCTGTACTTCGCGGCCCTCGCCCGCATCACGGCGGGCACGAGCGCGTTGCTGGTGTACCTTGCGCCCGCCTTCGTGGTTCTCTACGCCGCGCTCGGCGGAGAGCGGACGACGCTTCGCGCGTTGCTCGCGCTCGCCTGCACCTTGCTGGGTCTGGGCGCGGTGATCGGTTGGCCGAGCGCCGCCGACCGTGACGGCCTCGGCTTGCTTCTCGGCGGCGCGGCGGGCGCTTCTTATGGCGCGTACCTGTTCGCGAGCGGGCGCTTGGCGAGCCGAGCGGCGCCCTTGGCGCTCACGGCACACGTGTCGCTCGCGTGCGCCGCCGTGTTCGCCGTGCTCGGAAGCCTCGGCGGTACCTTGAGCGTGCCGACCCTTCCCGCGCAGTGGGGGCTGGTGCTCGGAATGATCGTGGTGCCGACGTTGCTCGCCTTGCCGACGCTCGCGGGGGCGGTGCGCCGGATCGGGGCGGCGCGCGTGAGCTTGTTGGTGAGCACCGATCCGCTGTGGGCGATCGCGTTCGCCGCCCTCATGCTCGGCGAGCGCCCCAGGCCGAGCGTCGTGCTTGGCGGCTTGCTGATTTTGGCGGGGGCGATCTCCGCGCAAGCGCGAAGCCGAGGTTGA
- a CDS encoding LutC/YkgG family protein, whose product MSAEAKLDILTRIARARATPTSLDRRAVSPSERAQTDVVEQFAHFAEEYRATVVHASRLNVGDVVETLLRRRNHVRVVTPPDFPAEFLPKGVHVRCDEDLDTEVLDTMQAVLTTCAVAVAETGTVALDHGPGQGRRALTLVPDHHVCVIRVSQVVDSVPEAVACLRGSVLTGRPLTWISGPSATSDIELSRVEGVHGPRILDLVLVQEA is encoded by the coding sequence GTGAGCGCTGAAGCGAAGCTCGACATCCTCACGAGGATCGCGCGCGCGCGAGCGACCCCAACATCTCTCGACCGGCGCGCCGTTTCGCCTTCGGAGCGCGCCCAAACGGACGTCGTCGAGCAGTTCGCGCATTTTGCCGAGGAGTACCGCGCGACCGTGGTGCACGCGTCGAGGCTGAACGTCGGGGACGTCGTCGAGACCTTGCTGCGGCGGCGAAATCACGTCCGCGTCGTCACGCCGCCGGACTTTCCCGCCGAGTTCCTCCCGAAGGGCGTTCACGTTCGCTGCGACGAAGACCTCGACACCGAGGTGCTCGACACGATGCAGGCGGTTCTGACGACGTGCGCGGTCGCGGTCGCCGAGACGGGCACGGTCGCCCTCGACCACGGGCCGGGACAAGGACGACGAGCCCTGACGCTCGTGCCGGACCATCACGTGTGCGTCATCCGCGTGTCGCAAGTCGTCGACAGCGTCCCCGAGGCCGTCGCGTGCCTGCGAGGCAGTGTCTTGACGGGACGTCCGCTGACGTGGATCAGCGGACCGAGCGCCACCTCCGACATCGAGCTTTCCCGAGTCGAAGGCGTACACGGACCGCGCATCCTCGACCTCGTCCTCGTGCAGGAGGCTTGA
- a CDS encoding ABC transporter ATP-binding protein: MSSSSASPNVTRRLYGLVLPYKRTVALGMLCLVLAVAAELSPPLIWKNVVDVGIANRDVRYIAVQLLLLLGVIALGQVLSAWRGVLLERAGQDLVYQLRLRLYRRLAAQSASFYGRNQTGDLLARLTGDVESVQDVLVRGTDAVIANALRILGVAAIFIALQPWLGVATILPMIAVAFLLTRYNKNVRPTYQRARNRLGQIGALFADQLGGMRVIQAFARERQSESKVEVLARDLYDQQIEAVRLRNKTFPVIRFVANLGNVIMIGGGALLVLAGQFTLGGLVAYRGYGRYFLGPIDDLVGISDLVQRAEAAGRRVFEVLDAPLDVVDAEDAVNLAALDGDVRFERVSFAYDGERPVLHDLDLHVRPGERVAILGLSGAGKSTLLGLLTRAFDATGGRVLIDGHDVRSVTLHSLRSNIGVVQQEPYLFYASVLENVRFACPNAPLRDVEDALRSAHALNFVRELPEGLETIVGERGVKLSGGQRQRVAIARTLLAKPKVLLLDEPTSSVDPESEEIIVAALTALMRGRTSLVVTHRLSLARAADRVVVLEGGRIAEQGTPAELRRLGGRYASFECAGSIPIEV; this comes from the coding sequence GTGTCGTCTTCTTCCGCTTCGCCGAACGTGACGCGCCGTCTGTACGGACTCGTCTTGCCGTACAAGCGCACCGTGGCGCTCGGCATGCTGTGCCTCGTGCTCGCCGTCGCCGCCGAACTCTCGCCGCCTCTGATCTGGAAGAACGTCGTGGACGTCGGGATCGCGAACCGCGACGTTCGGTACATCGCCGTGCAACTCCTGCTGCTGCTCGGCGTCATCGCGCTGGGGCAAGTGCTCTCGGCGTGGCGAGGCGTGCTGCTCGAACGGGCGGGACAAGATCTCGTGTACCAACTTCGCTTGCGCCTGTACCGCCGCCTCGCCGCGCAATCGGCGTCGTTCTACGGCCGCAACCAGACGGGCGACCTCCTCGCGCGCCTCACCGGGGACGTCGAGAGCGTCCAAGACGTCCTCGTGCGCGGCACGGACGCGGTGATCGCCAACGCGCTTCGCATTCTCGGCGTCGCCGCCATCTTCATCGCCTTGCAGCCTTGGCTCGGCGTCGCGACGATCTTGCCGATGATCGCCGTGGCGTTCTTGCTGACGCGTTACAACAAGAACGTCCGCCCGACGTACCAGCGGGCGCGCAATCGCCTCGGGCAAATCGGAGCGCTCTTCGCCGATCAACTCGGAGGAATGCGCGTCATCCAGGCGTTCGCGCGAGAGCGACAATCCGAGAGCAAGGTGGAGGTTCTCGCCCGTGACCTCTACGATCAGCAGATCGAGGCGGTGCGGCTGCGCAACAAGACCTTCCCGGTCATCCGTTTCGTTGCGAACCTCGGCAACGTCATCATGATCGGCGGCGGAGCCCTGCTCGTTCTCGCGGGGCAGTTCACCCTCGGCGGGCTCGTGGCGTACCGCGGTTACGGACGCTACTTTCTCGGGCCGATCGACGACCTCGTGGGAATCAGCGACCTCGTGCAGCGGGCGGAAGCGGCGGGACGCCGGGTGTTCGAGGTGCTCGACGCGCCGCTCGACGTCGTGGACGCCGAGGATGCCGTGAACCTTGCGGCGCTCGACGGTGATGTGCGGTTCGAGCGCGTTTCCTTCGCGTACGACGGCGAGCGGCCCGTGCTGCACGATCTCGACCTTCACGTGCGCCCGGGCGAGCGGGTGGCGATCTTGGGCTTGTCGGGCGCAGGTAAATCGACGCTGCTGGGCCTCTTGACGCGCGCCTTCGACGCGACGGGAGGGCGCGTGTTGATCGACGGACACGACGTGCGGAGCGTGACGCTGCACAGCCTGCGCTCGAACATCGGCGTGGTGCAGCAAGAGCCGTACCTGTTCTACGCTTCCGTGCTGGAGAACGTGCGCTTCGCTTGCCCGAACGCGCCGCTTCGAGACGTCGAGGACGCGCTTCGCTCGGCGCACGCCCTGAACTTCGTGCGCGAGCTTCCCGAAGGGCTGGAGACGATCGTGGGCGAGCGCGGCGTGAAGTTGTCGGGCGGGCAACGTCAACGCGTGGCGATCGCGCGGACGCTGCTCGCCAAGCCGAAGGTGCTGCTGCTCGACGAGCCGACGAGCAGCGTCGACCCCGAATCCGAGGAGATCATCGTGGCGGCCCTGACGGCGCTCATGCGGGGCCGCACGTCCCTCGTGGTGACGCACCGCCTGTCGCTCGCTCGCGCCGCCGACCGCGTCGTCGTGCTGGAAGGAGGGCGGATCGCCGAGCAGGGCACGCCAGCGGAGTTGCGGCGCCTCGGAGGGCGGTACGCGTCGTTCGAGTGCGCGGGCTCCATTCCCATCGAAGTATGA
- a CDS encoding isocitrate lyase/PEP mutase family protein produces the protein MTKNDLAARARTLLDLHTAPEILTLANVWDVVSAQVVAATGARALATASHSIASSFGYEDGENIPLDLHLDMVRRIVQAVDVPVTMDFEAGYGNPGETARRAIEIGVVGGNLEDQMKPLDEAVEAVRAVLEAGRSAGIDFVLNARTDAVVRADKNAPRTEVIDEAIRRGRAFLDAGAPVVFVPGLVARDEIQTVADAFGPRKLTVISVPGVSLPASELQALGVARVSTGPFTQRVALTALQDAASALLGGGVLPANTRPLN, from the coding sequence ATGACCAAGAACGACCTCGCCGCCCGCGCCCGCACCCTCCTCGACTTGCACACCGCGCCCGAGATCTTGACGCTCGCCAACGTCTGGGACGTCGTGTCCGCGCAAGTCGTCGCCGCGACGGGCGCCCGCGCCCTCGCGACCGCCAGCCACTCCATCGCCTCCTCCTTCGGCTACGAGGACGGCGAGAACATCCCGCTCGACTTGCACCTCGACATGGTGCGCCGCATCGTGCAAGCCGTGGACGTGCCCGTCACGATGGACTTCGAGGCGGGCTACGGCAACCCCGGCGAGACGGCGCGCCGCGCCATCGAAATCGGCGTGGTCGGCGGCAACCTCGAAGATCAGATGAAGCCCCTGGACGAAGCCGTCGAAGCGGTTCGGGCGGTGCTCGAAGCCGGACGAAGCGCGGGCATCGACTTCGTCCTCAACGCCCGCACCGACGCCGTCGTGCGCGCCGACAAGAACGCCCCCCGCACCGAGGTGATCGATGAAGCCATTCGCCGTGGCCGCGCCTTCCTCGACGCGGGCGCTCCCGTCGTGTTCGTGCCGGGCCTCGTCGCCCGCGACGAGATCCAAACGGTCGCCGACGCCTTCGGGCCTCGCAAGCTCACCGTCATCAGCGTGCCCGGCGTGAGCTTGCCCGCCTCGGAACTTCAAGCGCTCGGCGTCGCCCGCGTCTCCACCGGTCCCTTCACGCAACGCGTCGCCCTCACGGCGCTGCAAGACGCGGCGTCGGCCCTGCTCGGCGGCGGCGTCCTTCCCGCCAACACCCGACCGCTCAACTGA